The sequence CCGGATCGTCGATCGCCAGTGCGCGAGCACACGCCGCGTCCAGGCGGGCGTCACCGTATTTGTCGCGTAGCCGGATGATCCCCTGGATGGCCCTCAGTCGGTGGATGGCGTTGACCGCCGACAGTTCGGCGACGATCGCGACGGCACCAGGTCCGATCTGCTCGGCTTGGGTGCGACACCACGTCACGTTGCGCAGGGTATGGGCGATCTTGTTCGGCGGGTAGTGCTCGTAGTTGGTCGATCGGCCCGACAGATGCAGCACATGGGTCGCCACAACCGCATCGCTGTGGAAGATCTGCACCACATCACCTGCAGTGCGCACCAGCAGTTTCTGGCCCATCAACCGCCACGGTGCTGAGTAGAACGCTTTGCCCGACTTGACATGACAGTCCGGTGCCAGGGTGCCAACCGTGTAGGTCACGGACTCAAATCGACGCTGCGGCAACGGCATCAGTGCATCGCGTTCCACCGCGGTGAACACCGATGCTGGCCTCTGACCGTCCAGGCCGCGGTGCTTGTGGACGCCATAGACGTCGGTGGACCACCGCAGCGCCTCGGCCTGCATCTGCTCCAGGCTGGTGAACTCCCGCCCGGCGAAGAACGAATCCCGAATGTAGGGCATCGGCCGCTCAATGCGAGGCTTGTCTTTAGGCTTTCGTGCCCGCGCGGGGTCGATCAGGGTGCCGTAGAACGCGGCGAGCTCGGCGTAGGCCGGGTTGATCTGTGGGTCATACAGATCCGCCCGCAGCACCCCGGTTTTCAGGTTGTCGCAGACCAACCGCGCTGGAACACCATCAAAGAACTCGAATGCCGCCACGTGCGAGGCGTTCCACGAGTGCTGATCCATCCGCAGCACCGGCTGGACGAACAGGGCCCGTGAGCACGCCAGGATCATCGCGAACGCCCACACCGCCACCCGACGCCCCGCCTCCGGGTCGAACCACATGCCGAGCCTGCCGTAGTCGATCTGGGCTTCACTGCCGGGTTCGACAGCGCCCCGCGGTACAGTGGCCTTGCCTTCGAGGCGTTGTTCAGCGAAAGCTGTTGTGATGTAACGCCGCACCGTCGACTCCGACACATCGACGTGATAGTCGTCGCGTAGCCGTTGGGCGATGGTGGCCACCGTCACTGGCGCCGCAAGCTGATCTTTGATCCACTGATGGTGCACCGCGATCAGCGGCCAGGTCAGTGCCCGTGCGGTCGGGTCGACCAGCTCAGGGAACCACCGCGCGATCCGCGCCCGCCACAGCTCCTCGTCGAACGACCCATCAGGCGCTGGCATCAGCCCCTCGGCCAGCGCCGGGGTCAAATACTTGCGGATCGTCTTGCGGTCGATGCCCAGTGCCTCATGAATCTGCACCTGGGATCGGCCGGCGTTCCAGTGTCGGAACATCTCCACGAAGTCGGTCACGGTCCACGCTCTCCTTGCCACCTCAGGCCCCTTCCAGGCCCCCGGAGCGGGGCACCTGAACGGAGCGAACCTGAGCAGCACCCCAACCCCACCCGACACACCCCGGGGTGGGGAATTACGTGACGGCAGGTGGGGAATTACGTGACGGACAACCCCTCAAACCTGGGGAAATACGTGACCGCTGACACGATTTCCGTTGCGGCAATCAGCAGACAACACAACAGGAACACCGACAGACGCATGTCACCCGTTTTCGCATGACTCGTGAGCGGTCGGAATCCTCCGGATTTAAGAGTGCATATAGGCACGACGTTCTCTTCCCGTCGAACGCTGAATGTGTTGAGACGTACAACGCTACGGAGCAACGCCTCCGCGACGCATCAGGAGTTTCACTACAGTTTCGGCGGCGCACCGCAACGACAGACGGTCGGGCCAGGTCAACTGGCGGGATCCTCGGATAGGACGCCGGCCTGGGCCATGACGCGATAGAGCTCGATGCGAGAGTGGATGCCCAACTTACGGTAGATTCGAGAGAGGTTGACTTCGACTGTCTTTCGGGTGATGAACAGCATCGTGGCGATGTCGTGATTGTTCATTCCTGTTGCCGCCAATTCGGCGATGCGCCGTTCGGTGGGCGTCAGGCCGGGTGAGCGGGTTCGACCGGCGGTGCCGCGGTCCAGCTCCGCGCGGACTTGGCTGGCCCACAGTGGGGTCCCGACCTTCTCGAAGGTCTGTAAAGACTCGGCCAGCACTGCGGCCGCGGTCTGCCAATGACGCAGCCGACGTTCCAGTCGGCCGAGAACCAGAAGCGTTCGTGCCCGTTCGAAGGGCATTTCAATGCGATCATGGTGAGCCAGCGCGGTGTTTGCGTACGTCACAGCCGTCGCAACATCTCCGCGCGCAGCCGACATCAGCGCCCGGCACCGCGCTCCGACGGCCAGCATCCACGCGCGATTCAACCGCGTCCCATTGCCTTCCAGAATCTCGGTCAGCCGCTCGGCCTCGTCAAGGCGATCGAGGTGGATCAGGGCCTCGGCGGCGTCAGGCACGAAGCCGCAGGCGACGATCTCGGTGAAGCGCGGTGCGAGATGGACCATGGGTAGCAGCGGCTCGACCGCTGCCAACGCCTCCGCGTGATCACCGAGGGAGAGTTCCAGAAAGCCATGAGCGGTAATAGGCGTCGACAGCATGGTGACGTAGCCGCTTGCTCTACCGGCGGCGAGCGCGAGATCGATGTGACGGCGCGCATCTTCAACACGACCCTGATAGCTCGCGACCACGGACTGCAACGACGACGCGATGAACTGTGCCGCGTGGCCGCCGAACTGGCGAGCCCGCCGCGTGGCCTCGTTCGCGGTGTCGGCGGCGCGCGGGAGGTTGCCAAGCCAGACGTCGAACATCACCGATTGAAAGGCGATGAAATCCATCTCGCCTTCTCCGCCATTGGCCTCGCACCGGCTTCCGATCACTTCGAGAGATTCGCGGGCTCCCACAAGGTCGCCCGTCCAGCCGCGCAGCAAGGCGCTTTGCACACTGGGGCGAAGTGCTACCGGCACAGAGGTATCGAGGTCTTCCAGTTCGGCGACGCGGCGCAGATCCGTTGCCGCGGCGCCCTCGCCATTGAAGAAGCGCATCATTTCGCGCATGCCCGACGCCCGGCTGAGCGCCTCAGGAAGGCCTATCCGTTCGGCGAGGACAGCCGCCTGTTCGGCGGTTGCCAGCGCCGCATCCGGTTGGCCGATGTTCAGCTGCGTGAATGCCAGGGTTGTCATGACGATCACCCGGAGCTCCGAATCGTCGGTACAGTCGGCCACTGCTTGGCGGCACAACTCCCAGGCGTCCAGGAAACTGTCGTCGTAGAGCCGCACCATGGCCAGCTGCTGCAACGCCTCGGCCCTTCGAGGACCTGGTGTCAGATCAGCGATGGCCGCCTTGAGCGCCTCGCCCGCGCGATGTGAATCGCCGGCGTCGAACAAGCACTGCGCTAACCGGATTCGCCGTTCTTCCGTGGTACCGCCAAATCCGATTGCCAGCTCCAACAGCTCAGCAGCGGCGGCAGGCGCTCCGCGACCGCGCGCGATCTCTGCGGCGTCGTCGAGGGCGCTCAGCGTTTCCGGTTCCCCGACAGGATCGGCCAGCGCGAGGTGACGGGCATGCAGTTCGGGCTGTGTGATGACCTCGGCAAGGCGCCGGTGCATACGTCGCCGGACAGGAGGCGTCGCTCCCATGTGTACGGCGTGAGCGAGCAGCGGGTGGGTGAAACGAATACGGTTGCCCTCGATGGTGATGATCTGCTGCATCTCGGCCGTGTCGAGCATCTCTAGAAGATGTTGTGGTGCAACGTCAATGACCTGGGAAACGACGCGTATGGTCGGGTCCGCGCTGCTGGCAATCGCGAGCAGCGCATCATCGACATCGCCTTGGATCCGGCTGATCCGGGAGGATGTCAACTCTCCAAGGCTGGCAGGAAGTCGCAGGTAAGCGGTGGGGTCGTTCTGGTCGATTTCCCTGGCCAATTCCAGTGCGTAGAAGGGATTACCGCCGGAAATCTGGTGGATGCGCAGCATCCTCGGCCGGGGTATGGGACTTCCCAGATGCGAGGTGAGCACATCTTGCAGCTCTCCAACCATTAACGGTGGCAAACTGATTCGCCGAACGGAATCGGGCCGGCTCAGCTCGAGCAACCCCGCGGGAGCGGATGACGTGCCGCTGCGCGTGGTGCAGAGCCATGCCACTCGACCGGAAAGGCGCCGCGCGGCGAAGGCCACCGCGGCCGCACTGGCGGGGTCGAGCCACTGTAAGTCATCGATGGCGACCATCACGGGCGACTCGTCGGCCAGCTTGTTGAGCACGGCCAGAAATGCGGCACCCACCGCACGTTGCTTGACCGCAGGAGAGACGATTTCGTCCTCATTGAGGATGGCCGCTGCGAGCCCGTGTCGCTGCGGCGAGGGCAGATCGGCCCAGAGATCGCGATCAACCTCACTCAACAGGTCGGCAAGGGCGGCGTAGGCCAGGACCGATTCGGCCGCGCTCGCCCGTGCAGCCAGGACTCGAGCCCCGTGTTGGCGAGCGCGTTGTAGCCCTTCCAGCCACAGCGTCGTTTTGCCGATGCCCGGCTCGCCCTCGATGATCAGCCCCGTTGAGGCATCGGCCGCGTCGTTGAGCAACTCGGCGATGGCGCGGACCTCGCGGCTGCGGCCGACGAGCGAGCTCACGACAGGCGGCTTCCGAGTCTTCCCGTCGGGCCGGACCCGAACATTTTCATGCGCCCGCATCCGATCCTTGACGGTTGGAATGACAGTTCCCCCCGCAGAAAATCGTATAGGTTGGCAATGAGCCGCGCTGGCAATCGGCCATGGCCGCTGACAAATATGCGGCCGCCGCGACGACTACCGCACCGGCTACTTGGGGACCAGCGGCGCCACCTTACGAGCCAGATCCACTGCCGCAGCGTTGGCCTGATCCCCTAACAGTCGAAGTACCGCGACCTGAACGGTATTCGTGCGGTTACCTGCCGCGAATTCCACCGAGCCGCTGCTCATGTAGCGCATGCCGTCCGGCCCCGGCGTCGTTGGGTCGGGAAAGTTGGCGTCGGGGGCGGGAAGCGTGTTGTTGAGTGCGGTGCCGGCATTGCCGATCGTCAGCGAAACCGATTCGTCGTTAGACGGATTCGTCCATGTGCAGTCGCCCATGTCGGGCTCCGTGCCCGTCGAGACTCCGGCCACCGGGGCTCCGAGCAGCGACGAGATGTCCTGCGGGGAGATCATCGAGCAGGCGTCAATGCGCTTCGCCGGCTGCGCCGACCCGGGCGCCGCGGCCGGCGACTGGTCGGTGCCGCTGGCTCCGCACGCAGACGTCAGCGGCCACGCCAGCGCGGCGGCGAACAAGACGGCCAGGATGTTGCGTTGCTGCTGCATTGGTCCACGCTAAGCCCGCCACGGTCCGCTCGGAATCAGGGATATCACTACAGTTTCGCCGCGTCCCGGCTGTCACGCACCGGGCACTACTGAAGGTCACGGGGCGGCGGCGGTAGTGGCCCACAGTATCCGGCGTGGCGTTGGGCGTCCTCTGCCGTCCCACACTCGTAGTGATTCCAGTCCTGATTTTCGCGTCGGGTATCGGGCGAGACACAAACCGCGTCCGAACGGTAGGCATCGCGCCACACGAACCCTTGCTGACAACTCTGTGGGCCGTATGCGCCGTTGGGATCGATCCGGCTCGCGGCGTCGGCGTTCTCTTGCGCGGTGCGGTCGCGGTCTCCCGGCCGGACACAGACCGTGTCGCCGGGATACGCCGCTCGCCAGACGAGGCCCGACGCACATGTCGGGTCGGGTACCGGGTGCGGATCCGCCCATGCCGGCACCGCACCGATGACGGTTGCCCATGCCGTCAGCGCAGCCAGGGGCAACGCCGGCATGTTGACGTTTCTTGCCACCACGACTCCTCGGGTCGTTACTGCCGCACGTAAGGCGGCTTCGACGGCGGACGGTCAAGCGGTATCGGCTGACCGACATACCGCGCGGCGTCGTCGTCGGTTTCGACGTGAAGGTTGCCGGACCAGCCGCTCATAGCGCCGGTGTTGCAACCGCCGAGAACGCCGGTCATCTGCACTTCGACGTAGACATCTTCGGAATCGCCACGATTTTGGGCGAGCTCGACGGACTCTCCAGGCTGAACCACCGCATGATTGCCGGGCCAATCGTTGAAAAGTATCGCCGCATCACCGGGCGCGCAGGACGGAGGATTCCCGTCTGCGGTGAACTTCGCATACAGTGGCCCGTTCGTGTGAACCACGATGCCGGGATGCCCGAGGCACTGTTGGCTATAGGGCTTTGGGCAATCCATCGCCAGATGCTTGTCGAACACCTGGGCATTGGCCGGGCTCGCCAAAGCGAGCGCACTCCAGGCGGCCGCCGTGGCGAGCGCCGCCGTGTTGAGAAGAACCGCGCACCTGCGTCCGCCGCGGATACCTTTGCTGCTCTTGTCCATCGGGATTCCTTCCAGAGACGGTCGTCGACGCCGGTGAAGAGGCGAAGCCACAATATGTCGGCAATGTGACTGGTGCCATTGACTATTTGCCGGGCGGTTCCGTCGGCCGATCACAGGTGGCCGGTCACGGTCTGACTGGCCCGACCGATGGACATCCCCTGGCCGTTGTAGGTGGCTGTGCACTCCACCTCTGCTTCGTAGGTGTCTCCGAGGGGCGGGTACATCATGTCGGTGAGCGAACCGGTGCTGTTCGGGGAGATTTTGAGGCTCTCCTTGACTACTGCCGGCCCGATTCCGGCGGTTTTTGTTCCGGTGTAGTTGCACAGGGCGGGCAAACCGGAATTGTTGGTGATATTGACGATCGCGTTGATACCACTCTTGG is a genomic window of Mycolicibacter heraklionensis containing:
- a CDS encoding AAA family ATPase, whose translation is MSSLVGRSREVRAIAELLNDAADASTGLIIEGEPGIGKTTLWLEGLQRARQHGARVLAARASAAESVLAYAALADLLSEVDRDLWADLPSPQRHGLAAAILNEDEIVSPAVKQRAVGAAFLAVLNKLADESPVMVAIDDLQWLDPASAAAVAFAARRLSGRVAWLCTTRSGTSSAPAGLLELSRPDSVRRISLPPLMVGELQDVLTSHLGSPIPRPRMLRIHQISGGNPFYALELAREIDQNDPTAYLRLPASLGELTSSRISRIQGDVDDALLAIASSADPTIRVVSQVIDVAPQHLLEMLDTAEMQQIITIEGNRIRFTHPLLAHAVHMGATPPVRRRMHRRLAEVITQPELHARHLALADPVGEPETLSALDDAAEIARGRGAPAAAAELLELAIGFGGTTEERRIRLAQCLFDAGDSHRAGEALKAAIADLTPGPRRAEALQQLAMVRLYDDSFLDAWELCRQAVADCTDDSELRVIVMTTLAFTQLNIGQPDAALATAEQAAVLAERIGLPEALSRASGMREMMRFFNGEGAAATDLRRVAELEDLDTSVPVALRPSVQSALLRGWTGDLVGARESLEVIGSRCEANGGEGEMDFIAFQSVMFDVWLGNLPRAADTANEATRRARQFGGHAAQFIASSLQSVVASYQGRVEDARRHIDLALAAGRASGYVTMLSTPITAHGFLELSLGDHAEALAAVEPLLPMVHLAPRFTEIVACGFVPDAAEALIHLDRLDEAERLTEILEGNGTRLNRAWMLAVGARCRALMSAARGDVATAVTYANTALAHHDRIEMPFERARTLLVLGRLERRLRHWQTAAAVLAESLQTFEKVGTPLWASQVRAELDRGTAGRTRSPGLTPTERRIAELAATGMNNHDIATMLFITRKTVEVNLSRIYRKLGIHSRIELYRVMAQAGVLSEDPAS
- the istA gene encoding IS21 family transposase, which produces MTDFVEMFRHWNAGRSQVQIHEALGIDRKTIRKYLTPALAEGLMPAPDGSFDEELWRARIARWFPELVDPTARALTWPLIAVHHQWIKDQLAAPVTVATIAQRLRDDYHVDVSESTVRRYITTAFAEQRLEGKATVPRGAVEPGSEAQIDYGRLGMWFDPEAGRRVAVWAFAMILACSRALFVQPVLRMDQHSWNASHVAAFEFFDGVPARLVCDNLKTGVLRADLYDPQINPAYAELAAFYGTLIDPARARKPKDKPRIERPMPYIRDSFFAGREFTSLEQMQAEALRWSTDVYGVHKHRGLDGQRPASVFTAVERDALMPLPQRRFESVTYTVGTLAPDCHVKSGKAFYSAPWRLMGQKLLVRTAGDVVQIFHSDAVVATHVLHLSGRSTNYEHYPPNKIAHTLRNVTWCRTQAEQIGPGAVAIVAELSAVNAIHRLRAIQGIIRLRDKYGDARLDAACARALAIDDPGYRTVKGILAAGTEYGEESPRPTTPAVPALLRGPAAFDTERTA